One Deltaproteobacteria bacterium genomic region harbors:
- a CDS encoding metal-dependent hydrolase: MNDRMSDPTPTCRLGVTVTPRRPGFDFEGLDHEVPRAWHPAGIGPTAFLEALSA; the protein is encoded by the coding sequence ATGAACGACCGCATGTCGGATCCAACCCCCACCTGCAGGCTGGGCGTCACGGTCACGCCGCGGCGGCCCGGCTTCGACTTCGAAGGCCTCGACCACGAGGTGCCGCGCGCCTGGCACCCGGCTGGCATCGGGCCCACGGCATTTCTCGAGGCGCTCTCGGCGAT